In the genome of Verrucomicrobiota bacterium, the window GGTCTTGAATTTGAGTTTAAACCCAAGGCTCCGCAGGCATCGTTCGAAAGAGGTCCTCAGATCTCCGATCCATTTTTAGTGGAAAACGCCAAACGGCCAGAGGTGGAAGTAAAACCAAGCGGTTTGCAGATTGAAATGTTTGACGAAGGTTATGGCCGGTTGCCGACCCAAACCGATCTTGTAGTAATTAATTACAGCGGGTTTCTGACTGACGGAACGCTGTTCGATAGTTCTTATAAGCGAGGTATACCGGCTACATTTTCCGTCAGCAGCGTTGTTCCGGGATTTGCCGAAGCGCTCATGAATATTCGATTAGGTGGGAAAGCCAAAGTGTATATCCCCAGCTATCTCGGCTATGGGCAAAAAGGCTCGGGCAAAGCAGTTCCTCCAAATTCAACTATTATTTTTGAAATCGAAATCCTCGATGTTCAGGAGTAGAGTTCTTCCGGGATCTACGGCTTTATAATACTTCCGTCCGGTTTTCGCGTTTGCCCCCAATGGTAGTCAAATGAGTTGGGGCCTTTCCACGGGTACTTCTTCGCCAGTTCTTCATCGACTTCGATTCCCCAGCCGGGAGTTTCATTGGCGTAGCAATAACCGTTTTCAATTTTAAGGCAGCCCTGGAAAACTTCCTGTGCGGGTTCGTTGAAAATGTGTTGCTCCTGGATGCCGAAGTTTTGGCAAACAAGGTCCAGGGCTATACCACAGGCGTGGCCAATGGGTGAGTTGTCGCCGGGACCGTGCCAGGCGGTTCTTACTCCGAAAGCTTCGGCAAAAGCCGCCAGTTTCCTTCCCGGAAGCAGGCCTCCGATTTGGGACAGATGAACGCGTATGAAATCGATGTACTGATTTTTAATGATGTCGTGCCACTCATTCGGGTTGTTGAATAACTCACCCATTGCAATGGGAGTGATGGTGTGGGCTCTGAGCTGTTTGAAAAAATCTTCTCCTTCAGGCGACAGTGGATCCTCCCAGAAAAAGAGTTCGTAGGGTTCGAATGCTTTACCCAGGTAGAGTGCTTGCGAGTTGCTGATGCGTTCGTGGGTGTCATGCAGCAGATGGACATCAAACCCGAGCTTATCCCGCAGGTGTTCAAACATCTGGGGCATCATTCTCACATACTTGTCGGGCTCAAAGAGCTGGGTGTCAGCGGGCAGATTGGGGTGTTCTTTCGGATCGAATCCACCCGAACCATACGAACCTCCCCTGCGGGCAGAAAATTGTGCGCGGACGTGACGATAGCCTTTTTCCATCCAACGACGAACGCTATCCTCCACTTCCTCAAAGGTGCTGCCGCTGGCATGCGCGTACAGGTCTGCGGCAAATCGGGCTTTGCCACCGAGGAGTTGATAAACCGGCATGCCCGCTCGTTTGCCTTTGATGTCCCAGAGCGCCATTTCGATGCCGCTGATCGCGTTGTTGAGAACGGGACCGTTGCGCCAGTAACTGCTGACATACATGGATTGCCAGAGTCCTTCGATATTGTCGGGATTCTTCCCGAGCATGAAAGGGGCAAGATATTCCTCGATTGCGGTTTTTACCGTGAGTGCTCGTTGCGTGAAGGTCGCACAGCCCCAGCCATAGAGTCCGGGATCGCTGGTTTCTACTTTCACAACCACCAGATGCGATCGCTCCGGTGCGGTCATGATCACTTTAATCTTGGTGATCTTGATCGGCTCCATCGAAGGTTTTGCAGCATGAGACGCTGCCTTGACGTTGGCTATGCCTGCAGCGGTCAAAGCTGCGATACTTCCTGTTTTGAGAAACGCTCTTCTTTTCATATGGGGTACTGGGGTTGGTGGAATTCAGGATCTACGTTCTGGACCGTCTGTCAAAACAGCAAGATCTTAAAATTAACCACTGATAACACCGACTGACGCTGATAACAAATCAGAAAAAAAGCATCAATGCCTATCTGTACTAATTATGCGTTAGAATATTGTTTTTAAGCACAGTTTTCACGCTGCTACTTTCAGTTGACTCCTGTTCAACAATTCGTGGTTAAGAATCTACTACAACTTCTCTGCTCATCAGAGTTAAACAGTATTAAAAGAAGTTCGAAGAAAAATTCTTTAACTACGAAAAGCGCTGAAATACGCGAAAACCTGAAAGCATTTCTTTTTCACAGAATCATGGGTACAGAATCATTTATTCAGTCAAAGAATCAGACCCGAAATCCGAAACTGCATTTCCCCCGGGAACGCCAAGCCCCAGCTTGGCATCTTTGAAGTTGATTGGTAATAAGCGAACCAACCTTTCAGGATATCGGACTCGGCGATCGATACCTACCTTCTGATTCGTGTCAATTGTCCATTCGTGGTTAAGGAATCATTACAAAATCTGTGCTTATCAGAGCAACCTGTGGTCGAATTAAACGTTGGTTGCGGCTTGGCTGTTCTAAGTTCTAGTACGAGAGATTGTAACCAGATAATTTTTAATTGCCCAAGACGTAAGCTCGATTAGTTTCCGCTACTCATTATGAATTCAATCATGAAAGTTTTCTCCCTATCAGTGATATCAACGGTATTGTTATTCGCTGCCTGTTCTAAAAAGCCCAAAACGCTGGTTGCCACCATGGTTACGAATCATGGCACGGTTGTGATGGAGCTCTTCGAGGAGACCACTCCTATTACGGTTGAGAATTTCACCGGTTTGGCGACTGGGACGAAAGCCTGGACTGCTATGGATGGTAGCATAATGAATACTCCCTTTTATGACGGGCTCACTTTCCATCGGGTTATAAAAGATTTCATGATTCAAGGTGGCTGTCCTCAAGGAACAGGAACAGGTGGACCCGGATACCAATTTCAGGACGAGACCTATGCCGGGAAACTGGTGCCTGTTTCCGGCGAGATACAAGACGAGGAAGCCGCTGCTGATGTATTCAATAGTCTTATTCTTCCGCATATTCAGGAGTACAGAGGAAATAGCCCCATTCCGGGCATTGCCGAACTTTTTGGAACGATGAATGCTCAGAGATCTTTTAGACCCATGGTTGGAATGACGGTGGAACAACTCCAGGAGTTAATGGGAACCACGGATCCAATCACTCGCTTTGAAAAGGAGCTCGATCCTATTACTGGAGAACCTGCTTTAATTGGAGAAGTTGCCTATGGAACCCTTTGCATGGCAAATTCCGGACCCAACACGAATGGTTCCCAATTCTTTATAGTCACTAAAGAAGGAGGCGCTGAATGGTTGAACGGAAAACACACCGTTTTCGGTAAAGTGGTCGAAGGCATGGATGTCGTTCTCGCTATTCAAGACGTTGAGAAAGGCGCTAGCGACAAGCCGGTCGAAAATGTGACGATCATTTCAATGACGATCGATCGTATATAATTATCCAAATTATCTTTGGTTTTTATTGAATCAATCGACTCACCTCTTCCGAAGAGTTCGATCAAAGAACTTAATGAGGATTTCAGTGGCCGGTTCGAAGAAAGGATGCGAGGACCAGAAAGCGTGAGGTGCTTTTTCAATGACATGCGATTCGTTGTAAATGCCGCGTGAATTCAGCTCGCTGATTATTTCCGGATAACGTGTCCCAGGTAAGTCGAATTCGCCATCCATGAAACACATCGGTGCTGTTGCTTTTGAAACATGAAATACGGGTGAGGCGTTGTGGTAGGTCTGGGTGGCCGTTTTGTAAGTACCGTTCAGAAAAGTTTGGATTCTGCGTCGAGGATCTTCCGCTGCTGTTGCTTGAGCTTCTTCAGTTCTCCAATCCATGCCACCGGCCATGACAACACAGGCCTGAATCTGGCTGGATTGATGTTCGTGACCTACCAGGCCTTCCAGGTAAGTGGCTGGTCCACTTGTACCGAGGAGGCCCGATAGGTGACCTCCGGCTGAACCGCCAACCGAACCAATCCGATTCGGATCAATATTGTATTTTCTGGCGTTTGCCCGAGCCCAGCGAACGGCGGCTTTGCAATCCTGAATGGCAGCGGGGAAGGGTGCTTCTCCCGACAGGCGGTAAAACATGTTCATGGTTACATAGCCATCCTCAGCCAACTCAATCGCCATAGCAGTGTAGCTACTCGGGTCGCCTTTGTAGAAACCCCCACCATGGATAAAAATAATAGCGGGTAAGGGACCCTGCGGACCTTTGGGTTGATAGAGATCGAGGGTCAATTCACGATCTCCATAGCTTGCATAGACCAGATTTCCATGAGCTTCCACACCGGCGGGAAGCTCTTTTTTAACAGGAGATGACTTGACTGCGGGCTGAGGAACGCGCGGCGCTGCCTTTTCTTTTCCATAGACTTCGATCCAATCGAGTCTTGAAGAAAACTTACTCCCATTCCCCGCGACTTGATCGGTAAATCCGATTTGTTCAATTTCCCTCAAATCCGGAGCCTTCACCTTTTCCTCGGCTACGCATTTGATAATACTAAAATGCCTCCAGCTCAGGTCCTTGATCTTAAAACTGTGGTCGTGCCATTCATCTTCTCCTTTGTCGAATTGCTCACTTACAAACCATCGCTCTCCAGGCAGTTTAATGAGAAGATATAACTGCCGTCCACCACTCTGCCGGCTGCGCCAACTGACTTTGGCTGTGTTCGATGATAGATCGACTAGCTTAGCCTGTTTTCTCAGAGAAAGCGCCCATGACATCTTGCATTGGCCAGACCAAATATAAAACGGATCGTTTTCTTTCTCTTCGTGGTGGGACTTTTTGATACCCAATCTACCGGGGCCATGCGTCTCCATGCGCAGGTCTGGGTTGTTGACGTGGGCTGGAGTGATCGGCAGCGCAAAGGGGATCTCTTTCCAATCTTCACGGAAGTAGAGGGAGTCGGCAGCAGATAAGTTTGCGGCGGTGAAGATACTTAGGAGAACAAAACGGGGTAGATTCATAACTGCTAGTGTGGCTCAATTGATAAAAGAGAAAAGAGAGAAGT includes:
- a CDS encoding FKBP-type peptidyl-prolyl cis-trans isomerase; translated protein: MRFITSLLFILVCESLCGIGLEFEFKPKAPQASFERGPQISDPFLVENAKRPEVEVKPSGLQIEMFDEGYGRLPTQTDLVVINYSGFLTDGTLFDSSYKRGIPATFSVSSVVPGFAEALMNIRLGGKAKVYIPSYLGYGQKGSGKAVPPNSTIIFEIEILDVQE
- a CDS encoding starvation-sensing protein RspA, producing MKRRAFLKTGSIAALTAAGIANVKAASHAAKPSMEPIKITKIKVIMTAPERSHLVVVKVETSDPGLYGWGCATFTQRALTVKTAIEEYLAPFMLGKNPDNIEGLWQSMYVSSYWRNGPVLNNAISGIEMALWDIKGKRAGMPVYQLLGGKARFAADLYAHASGSTFEEVEDSVRRWMEKGYRHVRAQFSARRGGSYGSGGFDPKEHPNLPADTQLFEPDKYVRMMPQMFEHLRDKLGFDVHLLHDTHERISNSQALYLGKAFEPYELFFWEDPLSPEGEDFFKQLRAHTITPIAMGELFNNPNEWHDIIKNQYIDFIRVHLSQIGGLLPGRKLAAFAEAFGVRTAWHGPGDNSPIGHACGIALDLVCQNFGIQEQHIFNEPAQEVFQGCLKIENGYCYANETPGWGIEVDEELAKKYPWKGPNSFDYHWGQTRKPDGSIIKP
- a CDS encoding peptidylprolyl isomerase, giving the protein MKVFSLSVISTVLLFAACSKKPKTLVATMVTNHGTVVMELFEETTPITVENFTGLATGTKAWTAMDGSIMNTPFYDGLTFHRVIKDFMIQGGCPQGTGTGGPGYQFQDETYAGKLVPVSGEIQDEEAAADVFNSLILPHIQEYRGNSPIPGIAELFGTMNAQRSFRPMVGMTVEQLQELMGTTDPITRFEKELDPITGEPALIGEVAYGTLCMANSGPNTNGSQFFIVTKEGGAEWLNGKHTVFGKVVEGMDVVLAIQDVEKGASDKPVENVTIISMTIDRI
- a CDS encoding alpha/beta hydrolase, coding for MNLPRFVLLSIFTAANLSAADSLYFREDWKEIPFALPITPAHVNNPDLRMETHGPGRLGIKKSHHEEKENDPFYIWSGQCKMSWALSLRKQAKLVDLSSNTAKVSWRSRQSGGRQLYLLIKLPGERWFVSEQFDKGEDEWHDHSFKIKDLSWRHFSIIKCVAEEKVKAPDLREIEQIGFTDQVAGNGSKFSSRLDWIEVYGKEKAAPRVPQPAVKSSPVKKELPAGVEAHGNLVYASYGDRELTLDLYQPKGPQGPLPAIIFIHGGGFYKGDPSSYTAMAIELAEDGYVTMNMFYRLSGEAPFPAAIQDCKAAVRWARANARKYNIDPNRIGSVGGSAGGHLSGLLGTSGPATYLEGLVGHEHQSSQIQACVVMAGGMDWRTEEAQATAAEDPRRRIQTFLNGTYKTATQTYHNASPVFHVSKATAPMCFMDGEFDLPGTRYPEIISELNSRGIYNESHVIEKAPHAFWSSHPFFEPATEILIKFFDRTLRKR